One Coffea eugenioides isolate CCC68of chromosome 2, Ceug_1.0, whole genome shotgun sequence genomic window, ATATGGCGCGTGCATTCAGAGAAATGGGTACTGTTTCTCTTGACTTGCTGAAAGTGATGTGTTTGTCCCTGGTTCCTTGTCACTtcataattcgtttcttctcaTCAGCATTCACGTCGGGCCCCGTTTACCAACCCCAACCGACGCTTTATCTAGTATCTTTTATCACAGTCCCTGTATCCACTGATTTCGCTCATCAGTTCGCTGGCTCACCAGTGTTGTACCATTTCTCTGAAAAAGATCAAGTTTCAAACATAAAATATTTGGGAAATAAAGTAAGCAAAAGTGGCTTTCTTTAACTTCATTGTCTACTTGACTATACTGTTTAGTCTAGAATTGTTTTTGGTCCATGATGCTTCGCCAATTCGTCAAATGGAAGAAGGTCATAGATGGGTTCTTGTGAAGAAACCCTGTGACAGAGATGCATGGAGCCCAACtttgtcatcatcaaattcAGGGTCTAATTCGGGTCCGGGCCCTCTTAAGATTAGGTTCAATGAACCAGCTAAGTATTGGACTGATGCTCTTCCCATTGGTAATGGTCGTCTTGGTGCTATGGTCTGGGGGGGTGTTCCAGCCGAAGTTCTCAACCTTAACGGTAAAGTTagcagctttttttttttttgcctttttacGTCCTGATTCTTAAGAACTACAgaattttacctttttcttgtttctttctttttaccGTATTAAAGTGGCTATATGGCAGTGGAATGGATTATTTGTTCAACTTGGTTTCTCTCGGTCTTCTTAACTTTGCTGGGTGCCTGAATTTTGTCTTATTGGTTAGCAGCTATTTGCTTttatggttttatttatttataagaGACAGAGGAAAGTGGGAAGTCTAATTCTTTTGCTTCTTCATATCAACTTGCTTTGGGTTTCGGTGGAAATTGGAATTTACTGGCCCATATATCTGTCATCCTGTATAACAATTTCTATGTGATTGTATAAGGCAGGTAGCCCAGTTGCAATAGCAGAACAAGATAATATTAAAAGTTTCtgcttttatattttatttgattattttgtcTTGGATATTCGAATGTAGAGGACACACTTTGGACGGGCATTCCTGGGGATTACACTGATCCAAATGCTCCAGAAGCGCTAGCTGAGGTCAGGAAACTTGTTAATGAAGGCCAATATGCAGAAGCTACCAGTGCAGCAGCACAGTTATCGGGAGAACCATCTGAGGTACACTGTTTGATCAtaattttttaagttattttcgTGTTGTTTTAGCAGTCCTTTTAGATGAGAATCTACAATTATAGTAGGATACAGTAATTCTTTTTGCCGCTGCTATGTGGAGTTTAGTGCAAGTTCTGCAGTGGAATAGCCACTTTGAACCTTCGTTATTGCCTCGAcatacacattttttttttctgaggaAAATTCATTATGGAGTGTAGTAACTGTTGCAGTTTTAACAGTTCAATATGTTTAAGCATGGAAGGAGATCTTCGGCGCCATATTGCAGACTGGAATGAATACACGATTCACACCTTTAATGCTTTAGCTTGTTAACTCACTGTTGAAATACGTAGCTCTTTAATGCCAATGTAATGTCATCCTTTTCTATGCTGCCCATGACGTATAATGACATGCTCAAGCTGGGGCATTATTCACCAAAATGTAGTTCGCACTGGTCTTATTGACAGAAAAAGGGCCTGgaatattttttttgggggtggaAGGAGTTGGTTAATTCAGGCACAAAGAATAGGGGAAGAGTGGCCACTAGTTAAGTAGAAAACTTTATTATCAGCTAGGTAATGAACTTCTATTGCCATCAAATTTAGGACAATGTTGCATTTGAGGTATGCTGCAAGGGTTTAAATGGAGTTACAGTTTTGTAGTTATGGCTTATTTACTTGCTATCTTGGTTTTGTATCTTTTCTCCTGGCTGAGAAATCTCTATTGAAATCCATGGATAGCTTATTGCATTGCTTGTGGTGTAGGTATACCAACCCCTTGGAGATGTCAAGATAGAGTTTGACGATTCCCATACTAAATATGACAAAGAGTCATACCACAGGGAACTGGACTTGGATACTGCAACAGTAACAGTAAGATATTCAGTAGATGAGGTAGAATTTACAAGGGAGCACTTTGTCTCTTATCCAGATCAAGCAATAGTAGTAAAGATTTCTGGAAACAAACCGGGGCGTTTGAACTTCACTGCATCGCTGGACAGTGAATTACATCACCGTTCATATGCAAACGGCAAAAGTCAGATTGCTATGCAGGGAAGTTGTCCTGGCAAAGGAATTGCATCTGAATCATTAGAAGATGATGACTATCCTGAAGGAATTCAGTTCTCAGCTTTTCTTGATTTACAGATCAGTGGTAGTATGGGTACATTACATGTTTTAGATGACAAGAAACTTCATGTTGAGGGTTGTGATTGGGCCATCATCATGTTGTCAGCATCATCTTCATTCGATGGCCCATTTATCAATCCTTCTGATTCCCAACGCGATCCCAGTTCTGAGGCTCTTAGCACATTGAATTCAATAaaaagattttcttattctGAGGTGTACTCTCGGCATGTGAGCGACTATCAAAATCTTTTTCATAGTGTCTCACTGCAGCTCTCAAAAAGCTCCAAAAGTTCAATAGGAAATGGCTGCAACTTAACTAATAACTGTTTGGCTGGAGGTCAAAAACAGTCAATTTCAACTGCAGATAGGGTGAAAGCTTTTAAAACAGATGAAGATCCATCTTTGGTAGAGCTTCTGTTCCAATTTGGTCGATATCTGCTTATTTCTAGTTCACGCCCTGGAACTCAGGCATCAAACCTGCAAGGGATATGGAACAAAGATATTCATCCAGCGTGGGAGTATGTTCTGCATTCCTTTCTCCCTAATGTATTGCATTTATATGATTAGTATCTATGCTTGTTTCAGTGTAGGCCTTTCTACTTCTGTCTTTATTTGCATGATAATTTTTGGGAAAGCTATTAATTAGACCATTGCTGTGCATCTTCAGCTGTGCTCCTCACTTGAATATCAATCTACAAATGAACTATTGGCCTTCTCTTCCCTGCAATCTTAAGGAGAGCCAGGAGCCTTTATTTGATTATATATCTTCTCTTTCAGTGAATGGACATAAAACTGCTAAGGTTAGATTCCTTTCAATCTTTAGTTCGTGAAGACTTGTTATGATATgactaatatttttttatatgaCTAGTATTGGGAAAAGGCAAGTGGAAATGTCTTGTCATGCACTGGGAAATTTTGTTAATGATTTGAGGTCTCTCCCTCCCATGTCTCTGTGTGTCTGTGTTGTGGGGAATGGAGAATGAGGTGAATTTATTATCTTATTCAGTCAAATACTGGTATAAGCCAAGAGGCTTTTAGTGAACAATATCCCTAAGCTAGCGTGGTCTCATGTCGCCAGTGTGACTGGTATGAGCAGTTCACTAGGAAGAGCCTCTGATGGCTTATTTGATGTGTTTTCTTAATTTGATGCACTATGTGGTTGAATTGCTGGCAAGCACGCACAGCTTTAAATTTCTCTTTCAACTGTACACGTAAAACTTCCATGTACTTAAGTTACAGAATGATACAGGTAAACTATCAAGCAAGTGGTTGGGTTGCTCATCAGATCTCTGACATATGGGCAAAATCATCCCCAGATTTTGGTCAACCGGTGTGGGCATTGTGGCAAATGGGTGGAGCATGGTTGTGTACCCATTTATGGGAGCATTATACATATACAGTGGACAAAGTAAGAAATGTGTGATCACCTTTCTTCCTTAAAGCATTAATTGCTTGATTCTTCAATTAGTCAGAATGGTTACAtggattttaaattttctgttcggccCTCCTTCTCCTGTTTCATTTTACAATAGAAGAGCCTTTGCTCTGAAGGTGCATGTTTGGCACACTGGGATAGATGCTGGAACTTCCATGTATCATCTTAATGAGCATCTAATGCTGTCTTTCAATATTTTTCGTTAACCTAATTCATGGATTATAGTTTTTTCTCTATTCTCTCTCTGGGGTCAGTTAGTTGCTACCTCAAGTGCAGTGCCCCCTAATGCCTTTTGGGCTTGGGATCGCTGCCTGGAGTATGCTTCTAACCTTTCTGTAAATGTTTAAACTTAGTGAAGTGGCAGTTGCGAATTTTTATGCTAACATCTTAAAGCATTTATTTCTCTGTATCGATACATTTGCAGAAGGGAACATATTAGCTCCAGTTAACTTTCTGAGTCATGGTTAAACTCCTCATACTTTATGTAACTTTCATTTTAGAGATTGTCAAACCTTGAAAAGATAGTTTTCCTGTGGCTTTTGCGCATCACCGGTATAACTGTGTTTTAGAAGCAATATTGTTGCAAGTTTATTTTACTGTGAAATGATAGTAACAAATTCTTAAATTTTTATGTTGGTAGAGAAAGTTTTAAGTTGTCTTCTTGGCAACGAGTTAGTAGTGATAAAGGACAACAGAATTTCACAGTACTATTTATTAATTCCTGTTATTTTTCTCTGGTCAGGATTTTCTCAGAAATAAGGCATATCCTTTGTTGGAAGGATGTGCTGCTTTCTTGTTGGACTGGTTGATTGAAGGCCCTGAGGGTTATCTAGGAACCAATCCATCAACCTCGCCCGAGCATAATTTTACTGCACCTGATGGTAAGCCTGCCAGTGTCAGCAATACTTCAACTATGGACATGGCTATCACTAGGGAAGTTTTCTCTGCCATTGTATCTGCTGCTGAGGTACATCATTTTtcaccacccccccccccccacaacaCACACAAACAAAAAAACCTACCCTCCCCAGACCCTTAGACACTTCATCCTGATCCCAAAAGTGGCAACACTCGGTAATTAATGCACTAAGAATACTTTTGAAGGTGTTAGATAAGAGCAAAGACATTCTGATTGAAAGAGTTCGTAAAGCTCAGCAACGTCTTTATCCAACCAAGATTTCTACGGATGGAACCATCATGGAATGGGTTTGTTATGCTCTGAAccacttctattttttttggaacatttttaaaaattatgctGGAATAGATTGATGCTTGCTAGACTGGTTTCGTTTTGGCCAAAAGAGTAAGTTGAGTTTGTTCAGTTGTTTATGCTGATGACAGGCAAAGGACTTCAAGGATCCTGAGGTGCATCATAGGCATTTATCACACTTATTTGGCTTGTTCCCTGGTCATACAATAACTCTGCAGAAAACTCCTGACCTCTGTAAAGCAGCAGAAAAATCACTACAGAAAAGAGGTTTGTATTGAGACTTCTTCAGAAAATGTATTGAAATCAGAATCTCGATTCCTTTTAATTCTAGTCATTTGTCACCTCCAACCCCTCCCTCGTAAGAAGTGTTACTGGATCTGATCCAACCGATTAATTGAGTTTTGTCCGTTATTTGCATATGATGTgatgggaagaaaaaaagaaagtaaaagtTGTTTCATTGTGAATTATGGGGGGATAAATCTGGTGTTTGGCTTAATAGGATTTATGTAGCCTTGGCTTCTGGATGATAATATTCCTCCGCCACTGCATACTGGCAAGTTACAAGGTTCATACTAAGAACTAAATTCATTTTAAAGAATTTTAGATTAAGAAGAAAAGAACCAGCAAACAGTTGTATAGTATCTCGGCACGTATGGCTGAGTAATGTTATCGTTGTTCTACATGTTTGACATCTGCTTGCCAGATTTGCTGATTGGCTTGTTATCTAACTGCCAGTTTTCTGAATTTAATTATGATACTCCTCGGCATCTTCTAAAAAAGTGGAGTACTAAAGAGTCTTTCTAGTTGTCAACTTGTTTTCTATTTGGAACAGGGATAGAAGGTCCAGGATGGTCAACTACATGGAAAACTGCTTTGTGGGCGCGTCTTCATAACAGTGAGCATGCATATGAGATGGTCAAGCATCTCTTTGATTTAGTGGATCCTGAGAATCCGAGAAGTTTTGAAGGTGGACTTTATAGTAACCTCTTTGCCGCACATCCTCCTTTCCAGATTGATGCAAACTTTGGGTAAGCATACGTGCACCTCTAGAATGACATTGACATGCAGTTCTTAACACTGTAGTCTCAGCACACTGTGTTTACTGGTAAAAGCTTCTAGGGTTATGTTTCTGAATGAATGAATGTAGAAATGATTCATTCTGATATTATAGCTTGTCGAGTGCTGTTACCCTTTTAGGACGGGCAGAGCTTAATAATTGTTCCTCATTCCAGACCATGTTAAGCAAAATCATCTTGGGTGCTAACATACATGTGCAAATTCTGGTATCAGCTTCTCTGCAGCCTTGGCAGAAATGCTCGTTCAGAGCACCATGCAAGAGTTATACTTGCTCCCTGCTCTACCTCGAGATAAATGGGATAGTGGCTGCGTCAAAGGCTTGAAGGCGCGGGGCGGTGTGACTGTTAGCATGTGCTGGAGCGGAGGAGAGCTCGATGAAGTTGGCCTTTGGTCTGAGGATCACAACGTCACAAAAAGATTACATTATGGAGGGACTTCTGTCACCACAACATTATCTTGTGGCACAGTTTACACGTTCAATAAGCACTTGCAGTGTGTGAGGTCGCATGCTCTTGAATAAGCTTTTCGCTGGGGAGAATAGGAATGAATAAGTTGGTCATATTTATTACTACTACTATTTGAACCTAACTAAAAGGGGGCTTTTGCTGGTTCTCTCTGTCTAAGTTCTTCTTGGATCCTCATCTTTTCTTAATCCCCAGTTATAATTCCTACTTGGTGGTGGCAGCCATGAGCCTACTGATGCATTGTCCTGAGCCACAACATCTGCTTTTGAGGGAAAAGATCAACACTTTCATTCATTTAAATCAGCAGCTACACAACATCAGTTGGAATATTACAGAGTCTGAGACCATTCAGGAAGGATTGATGCTTTGCGTCGTGATGACATGTTATATAAAAGCCGTCGCGGTAGCAATGCTCAACGTCAAAGGAAAATCCAACAAACAGAAATAGTTACCACTTTGAATCTAGTGGTGATTGATTTCGCAATGGATCGCAAGTATTAAATTggggttttttctttttccttttatttgtttGTCCTTCTATTTTCCTTTCGCTGCTCTCTCTTCATGTCTTTAGCAAAATTCCTccctattaaaaaaaaaaaaatgaaaagcaaaATATTTAAATCCTAAGACTAGTCGAATCCACATCAAACACTCCTGAGCTTGCGCAACACCGTATTCTTACCCTCCCCGCCACGCTAAAACCCCTAATCCCAGCACAAAACCCTTTCAGCCCGCATTTCTAATCCTCAGTCCTTTCCCTCAGCTCCCGCTGCAGAGTGCAAACACACCGAAACTTAACAAAAATATCAGTAATGGCTGCTGCTTGGCGTGGCTCCATTTCCAGATCACTCCTCTCCACCGCGAGAGCCTCCACCTTCCGATCAGCTCCAGCTGTGCCCCGCGTCCGTCCTCCAACTCTTTCCTCCCTTCGTCTCCGTCCTCGTCGCCTCTCCTTCGCCCATCCTAGGTTTATCGCCTCGTCTCCTTCTGGGCTCCATTTTCTAAATCATCTTGTCCTGCAAAAACCTtgaaagaatttttttaaatacttTTCCAAATCATTAactgtggttttttttttttaatctctatCGTACCGTATGAATGGTTAGGACAACGGGCGAGCTGGGATGCGCTCAATCCCTGATGCCTCTGTGCAATGTGACGGCCGGAGCCCAACTGACATCCCACTTGACTGCTAACTTGCGGGCTTGTTGCGAGCTGTCTCACGGTACCTTCTGCCGAACTTGTCAGGATCGCTAGTAGTAGTTAAGTTTCTTTATTTGGTCTTATGCTTCTAAATTTAACAGGAATACTTGATAGAGAAATGAGCCAATGAATAATGCGTATAACCCACGCACTTCAATTGTTTGTTAAAATATCCATTTTTTTCCGCAATCCGGATTTATAATCTATACGACATGAAATTTCATATTGGTGCTTGGCCGATCTGGCTTAGGGGTTAAGTAGTTTGAGTTGAGTAGTTTTCGTTGGATtatgaatttttggttaataaGAAGGAACTTGGGATGATTGGGATTATTGATAGGGAGGAATGGAAAAGATGGGTGATGTCAGCTGCAATTCCGAGCATCCAAAGGCGGGAGTAATGGTCGCACTGTAGGTTtctatttttgttctttttttacTGCTATCATGTTCTTTAATATTGTCTATGGAGTTTGCTTGACGCCGTATGaatggtcaaaaaaaaaaaatcctcggAAACTCAAAAGAAGTTTCAAGCTTCTGGGGGTACATAGGAAATCTTAATGATGTTGCATTTTTGTATTGTTAAATTAAATAGTAAGGAAAGCAGTGTGGAACTGTTTTCCTATTGCGGGTGAGCGCATGAGTTTGATTCCCGACCTAAGATTGGCTGAAATATTTCCATGAATAATGAACTACTGATTAGCAAGTGGTGTTAAAATGCTGCAAAGTTAGTGTCTATTCCTTTCCAATTCTCgtttttactattgctgtttGTCATGGGTTCACCTGTTCAAGAGGATAAATAAGTATTTTGTCTGCATTGCTATGTGAAAGTGGCTTTGCCTCTCTGTTGGTTTTTTGCCCTCAAACTAATACTGGCAACTTTTGCAAATTTGGTTCTCGCCCTTGGCCAAATACTCTCTTGATAGCTAATTGTCCTTTTATCAGGATCTCTTTAGATGAAGTGCATTTGCGTTCCTGATAGCACAATATTTCCTTTC contains:
- the LOC113762131 gene encoding alpha-L-fucosidase 2, giving the protein MEEGHRWVLVKKPCDRDAWSPTLSSSNSGSNSGPGPLKIRFNEPAKYWTDALPIGNGRLGAMVWGGVPAEVLNLNEDTLWTGIPGDYTDPNAPEALAEVRKLVNEGQYAEATSAAAQLSGEPSEVYQPLGDVKIEFDDSHTKYDKESYHRELDLDTATVTVRYSVDEVEFTREHFVSYPDQAIVVKISGNKPGRLNFTASLDSELHHRSYANGKSQIAMQGSCPGKGIASESLEDDDYPEGIQFSAFLDLQISGSMGTLHVLDDKKLHVEGCDWAIIMLSASSSFDGPFINPSDSQRDPSSEALSTLNSIKRFSYSEVYSRHVSDYQNLFHSVSLQLSKSSKSSIGNGCNLTNNCLAGGQKQSISTADRVKAFKTDEDPSLVELLFQFGRYLLISSSRPGTQASNLQGIWNKDIHPAWDCAPHLNINLQMNYWPSLPCNLKESQEPLFDYISSLSVNGHKTAKVNYQASGWVAHQISDIWAKSSPDFGQPVWALWQMGGAWLCTHLWEHYTYTVDKDFLRNKAYPLLEGCAAFLLDWLIEGPEGYLGTNPSTSPEHNFTAPDGKPASVSNTSTMDMAITREVFSAIVSAAEVLDKSKDILIERVRKAQQRLYPTKISTDGTIMEWAKDFKDPEVHHRHLSHLFGLFPGHTITLQKTPDLCKAAEKSLQKRGIEGPGWSTTWKTALWARLHNSEHAYEMVKHLFDLVDPENPRSFEGGLYSNLFAAHPPFQIDANFGFSAALAEMLVQSTMQELYLLPALPRDKWDSGCVKGLKARGGVTVSMCWSGGELDEVGLWSEDHNVTKRLHYGGTSVTTTLSCGTVYTFNKHLQCVRSHALE
- the LOC113762132 gene encoding uncharacterized protein LOC113762132 isoform X1; the encoded protein is MAAAWRGSISRSLLSTARASTFRSAPAVPRVRPPTLSSLRLRPRRLSFAHPRTTGELGCAQSLMPLCNVTAGAQLTSHLTANLRACCELSHGTFCRTCQDR
- the LOC113762132 gene encoding uncharacterized protein LOC113762132 isoform X2, encoding MAAAWRGSISRSLLSTARASTFRSAPAVPRVRPPTLSSLRLRPRRLSFAHPRTTGELGCAQSLMPLCNVTAGAQLTSHLTANLRACCELSHGT